A genome region from Deltaproteobacteria bacterium includes the following:
- a CDS encoding nitronate monooxygenase encodes MKTEICKRLGIEFPIFAFSHCRDVVAAVSNAGGFGVLGAVGFSADQLRVELDWLDEHVAGGYGVDIVIPGKYVGMGEMDVEKLQAMLAAQVPAEHRAFAKKLLADHGVPELPAEEKPRELLGWTEATAGLQVEVALQHPKVRAIANALGTPPAEVIKEIQDTGRLVGALCGSAKQALAHKAAGIDFIIAQGTEGGGHTGEIGSIVLWPEVIEAAAPIPVLAAGGIGSGKQMAAAMALGAQGVWTGSIWLTVTEADTPPAQKESFLKATSRDTVRSRSWTGKPCRMLKNDWTEAWEKPENPKPLGMPLQFMVTAEAVSRGHHYAAKAQAVGFNPVGQIVGRMNEIRSARHVIQDMVQDYIEATERLQGLLPEA; translated from the coding sequence ATGAAGACCGAGATCTGCAAGCGCCTCGGGATCGAGTTCCCGATCTTCGCGTTCAGTCATTGTCGCGACGTGGTCGCCGCGGTCAGCAACGCCGGCGGGTTCGGCGTGCTCGGCGCGGTCGGCTTCTCGGCCGATCAGCTGCGCGTCGAGCTCGACTGGCTCGACGAGCACGTCGCCGGCGGCTACGGCGTCGACATCGTCATCCCCGGCAAGTACGTCGGCATGGGCGAGATGGACGTCGAGAAGCTGCAGGCCATGCTCGCAGCGCAGGTCCCGGCCGAACACCGCGCCTTCGCCAAGAAGCTCCTCGCCGACCATGGGGTACCCGAGCTCCCTGCCGAGGAGAAGCCGCGCGAGCTCCTCGGCTGGACCGAGGCCACCGCGGGTCTCCAGGTGGAGGTCGCGCTCCAGCATCCCAAGGTGCGGGCGATCGCGAACGCCCTCGGCACTCCGCCGGCCGAGGTCATCAAGGAAATCCAGGACACCGGCCGGCTGGTCGGCGCGCTCTGCGGCAGCGCCAAGCAGGCCCTCGCGCACAAGGCGGCGGGCATCGACTTCATCATCGCCCAGGGCACCGAGGGCGGCGGCCACACCGGCGAGATCGGCAGCATCGTGCTCTGGCCCGAGGTGATCGAGGCCGCCGCGCCGATCCCGGTGCTCGCCGCCGGCGGCATCGGCAGCGGCAAGCAGATGGCGGCCGCGATGGCGCTCGGGGCACAGGGCGTGTGGACGGGCTCGATCTGGCTGACGGTCACCGAGGCCGATACGCCGCCCGCGCAGAAGGAGAGCTTCCTCAAGGCCACGAGCCGCGACACCGTTCGCTCACGCTCGTGGACGGGCAAGCCCTGCCGCATGCTGAAGAACGACTGGACCGAAGCCTGGGAGAAGCCCGAGAACCCGAAGCCGCTCGGCATGCCGCTCCAGTTCATGGTGACGGCCGAGGCGGTGAGCCGCGGCCACCACTACGCCGCGAAGGCGCAGGCGGTCGGCTTCAACCCGGTCGGCCAGATCGTCGGCCGCATGAACGAGATCCGCTCCGCGCGCCACGTGATCCAGGACATGGTGCAGGACTACATCGAGGCGACCGAGCGGCTGCAGGGGCTCTTGCCGGAGGCCTGA
- a CDS encoding TIGR03617 family F420-dependent LLM class oxidoreductase: MRIEAFGAGMELHRAGERAAACARAGYDGLWLAEAGRTAYLTCLASALAAPELRLGTAVATAFPRSPMVTAQTAWELAEATRGRFVLGLGTQIKAHIERRFSTTYDRPGARLREYVLALRAIFRAFQGTERLDFQGEFYRFSLLGLWSPGPIEHPDVPIYLAAVRPWMLRACGEVADGVHVHPFHSRRYLDEVVRPNVAAGAAKAGRDPGAIKLACPVFTIVGDSEEERAEWRQRARFQIAFYGSTPAYKGVFELHGWHGVSERLTQLQRQGDLSAMADAITDEMLDVYAVTSTWADLPRRLVEKYGDIAECLIFYFATEAWERGPATMERWRDAIARTKALR, translated from the coding sequence ATGAGAATCGAAGCGTTCGGAGCCGGGATGGAGCTGCATCGCGCCGGGGAGCGCGCCGCGGCGTGCGCGCGAGCGGGGTACGACGGCCTCTGGCTCGCCGAGGCGGGACGCACCGCGTACCTCACCTGCCTGGCGTCGGCGCTCGCGGCCCCCGAGCTGCGCCTCGGAACGGCCGTCGCGACCGCGTTCCCGCGAAGTCCCATGGTGACGGCGCAAACCGCCTGGGAGCTCGCCGAGGCGACGCGCGGACGCTTCGTCCTCGGTCTCGGCACGCAGATCAAAGCCCACATCGAGCGCCGCTTTTCGACGACGTACGACCGCCCGGGCGCGCGGCTCCGCGAGTACGTGCTGGCGCTCCGCGCCATCTTTCGCGCCTTCCAGGGGACGGAGCGGCTCGACTTCCAGGGCGAGTTCTACCGCTTCAGCCTGCTCGGGTTGTGGAGCCCGGGGCCGATCGAGCATCCCGACGTGCCGATCTACCTCGCGGCGGTCAGGCCGTGGATGCTGCGCGCCTGCGGCGAGGTGGCCGACGGCGTGCACGTGCACCCGTTCCACTCGCGCCGCTACCTCGACGAGGTCGTGCGTCCGAACGTCGCGGCCGGCGCGGCCAAGGCGGGACGCGACCCCGGCGCCATCAAGCTCGCGTGTCCGGTGTTCACGATCGTCGGCGACAGCGAGGAGGAGCGCGCCGAGTGGCGGCAGCGCGCCCGCTTCCAGATCGCGTTCTACGGCTCGACGCCCGCCTACAAGGGCGTCTTCGAGCTGCACGGCTGGCATGGCGTCTCGGAGCGGCTCACGCAGCTGCAGCGCCAGGGCGATCTCTCGGCGATGGCCGACGCCATCACCGACGAGATGCTCGACGTGTACGCCGTGACGAGCACGTGGGCCGACCTGCCGAGGCGCCTGGTCGAGAAGTACGGCGACATCGCCGAATGCCTCATCTTCTATTTCGCGACCGAGGCATGGGAGCGGGGTCCGGCGACGATGGAACGCTGGCGGGACGCGATCGCCCGCACCAAGGCGCTGCGCTGA
- a CDS encoding TetR/AcrR family transcriptional regulator yields MLPRPQPSQRSGVASEASEGRRSRRRRELHQSILDTAAGLFARDGYETTTVEKIAAAVDIAPATFFNHFRSKEDVLREIGQDVFSRFRRLVDEQLERPVTSLERLHGFATRGAALVRRAPEMTRRVLMAVLRAPRPGEAGAELASMQEDFSQLLRRGRDVPAKDVRDDLDVELAAEILVSVVIGAMSHWINDPAYPLESKLRASFALLADRFLTSTSPARTASRRPAAKRKRKTP; encoded by the coding sequence ATGCTTCCACGTCCTCAACCTTCGCAGCGGAGCGGGGTCGCGTCCGAGGCCTCCGAAGGCCGCCGCAGCCGGCGCCGCCGCGAGCTGCACCAGAGCATCCTCGACACCGCGGCCGGGCTCTTCGCGCGCGACGGATACGAGACGACCACCGTCGAGAAGATCGCCGCCGCCGTCGACATCGCGCCCGCGACCTTCTTCAACCATTTCCGCAGTAAGGAGGACGTACTGCGGGAGATCGGCCAGGACGTGTTCTCGCGCTTCCGCCGGCTGGTCGATGAGCAGCTCGAACGTCCGGTGACGAGCCTGGAGCGCCTCCACGGCTTCGCGACGCGTGGCGCGGCGCTGGTGCGGCGGGCGCCCGAGATGACCCGGCGGGTGCTGATGGCGGTGCTGCGCGCGCCGCGTCCCGGTGAAGCAGGGGCCGAGCTCGCGTCGATGCAGGAGGATTTCTCGCAGCTCCTGCGTCGCGGCCGCGACGTCCCGGCGAAGGACGTCCGCGACGACCTCGACGTCGAGCTCGCGGCCGAGATCCTCGTCTCGGTCGTGATCGGCGCCATGAGCCACTGGATCAACGATCCCGCCTATCCGCTGGAAAGCAAGCTGCGCGCGTCGTTCGCGCTGCTCGCCGACCGATTCCTGACCTCCACCAGCCCCGCGCGCACGGCCTCCCGCCGTCCGGCGGCCAAACGCAAGAGGAAGACCCCATGA
- a CDS encoding acyl-CoA dehydrogenase family protein — MYVAYTPEEEALRTELRAYFATLMTPEVEAEVANGDTGGPHCLAAVKKMGRDGWLGIGWPKEYGGQGRGLVDQFIFYDESWRALAPIPALTINAIAHTIMAYGSDEQKRFFLPRILKGALHFAVGYTEPQAGTDLASLKTRAVRDGDEWVISGQKIYTSLAGYADYIWLAARTDPDAPKHQGISIFAVPTATPGFSYSPIHTLVSSGTTNTFYDNVRVPTSALIGTVHKGWKLITNQLNYERVAIAPPGMVDKVFQDTVAWARATTLPDGRRVVDQEWVRTNLARVHARLEYLKLANWKAITCAEPNPGISSTTKVFGSEFFCEAYRLLQEVYGAAGMLRGDAPGAPLRGRLERAYQGTLFLTFGGGVNEVQRDLIALFGLGMPRVPRH, encoded by the coding sequence GTGTACGTCGCCTACACCCCCGAAGAAGAAGCGCTCCGCACCGAGCTCCGCGCCTACTTCGCGACCCTCATGACCCCCGAGGTCGAGGCCGAGGTCGCCAACGGCGACACCGGCGGGCCGCACTGTCTCGCCGCCGTCAAGAAGATGGGCCGCGACGGCTGGCTCGGCATCGGCTGGCCGAAGGAGTACGGCGGTCAGGGCCGCGGGCTCGTCGACCAGTTCATCTTCTACGACGAGTCCTGGCGCGCGTTGGCGCCGATCCCGGCGCTCACGATCAACGCGATCGCCCACACGATCATGGCCTACGGCAGCGACGAGCAGAAGCGGTTCTTCCTGCCCCGCATCCTGAAGGGCGCGCTGCACTTCGCGGTCGGCTACACGGAGCCGCAGGCGGGAACCGACCTGGCGTCGCTGAAGACCCGCGCCGTCCGCGACGGCGACGAGTGGGTGATCAGCGGCCAGAAGATCTACACCAGCCTCGCCGGCTACGCCGACTACATCTGGCTCGCGGCGCGCACCGACCCGGACGCGCCCAAGCACCAGGGCATCTCGATCTTCGCGGTGCCGACGGCGACGCCGGGCTTCTCGTACTCGCCGATCCACACCTTGGTCTCGTCGGGCACGACCAACACCTTCTACGACAACGTGCGCGTCCCGACGTCGGCGCTGATCGGCACGGTGCACAAGGGTTGGAAGCTCATCACCAACCAACTGAACTACGAGCGCGTCGCGATCGCGCCGCCGGGGATGGTCGACAAGGTGTTCCAGGACACGGTCGCGTGGGCGCGCGCGACCACGCTCCCCGACGGGCGCCGCGTCGTCGACCAGGAATGGGTCCGCACGAACCTCGCCCGCGTGCACGCCCGGCTCGAGTACCTGAAGCTCGCCAACTGGAAGGCCATCACCTGCGCCGAGCCCAACCCGGGGATCTCGAGTACGACCAAGGTGTTCGGCAGCGAGTTCTTCTGCGAGGCCTACCGCCTGCTGCAGGAGGTCTACGGCGCCGCCGGCATGCTGCGCGGCGACGCGCCCGGGGCGCCGCTCCGCGGCCGCCTCGAACGCGCCTATCAGGGCACCCTCTTCCTGACCTTCGGCGGCGGCGTCAACGAGGTGCAGCGCGACCTCATCGCGCTCTTCGGTCTCGGCATGCCGCGCGTCCCGCGCCACTGA
- a CDS encoding DUF86 domain-containing protein: MSSRLDTAISARETGGDRTMTYLVERLAELRRHLDHLRAIRPGVTGPELLERDLTLHNDVLFSLFTVCQLVIDLASELSSRRGDRFEDDTEAVRNLAKDARFPIELVRRLERLPGFRNVLVHGYVSLDMARVVEALDELAPIDEFHGIVSGLPEL, from the coding sequence ATGAGCTCGCGTCTCGATACGGCGATCTCGGCACGCGAAACTGGCGGCGATCGCACGATGACGTACCTCGTCGAACGCCTCGCCGAGCTCCGACGCCACCTCGACCACCTGCGCGCGATTCGGCCCGGTGTGACGGGACCGGAGTTGCTCGAGCGAGACCTCACCCTCCACAACGACGTGCTCTTCTCGCTCTTCACGGTCTGTCAGCTGGTGATCGACCTCGCGAGCGAGCTGTCGTCACGCCGAGGCGATCGGTTCGAGGATGACACGGAGGCGGTGCGCAACCTCGCCAAGGACGCGCGCTTTCCGATCGAGCTCGTCCGCCGCCTGGAGCGACTTCCGGGCTTCCGGAACGTGCTGGTGCACGGCTACGTGAGCCTGGACATGGCGAGGGTCGTCGAGGCGCTGGACGAGCTGGCTCCGATCGACGAGTTTCACGGAATCGTGAGCGGTTTGCCGGAACTCTGA